A window of Erpetoichthys calabaricus chromosome 12, fErpCal1.3, whole genome shotgun sequence contains these coding sequences:
- the mrpl54 gene encoding 39S ribosomal protein L54, mitochondrial — MAAFTLLREVNVLTRLGARIGYVCRIQTRDYAKKPAKKPGADEQTPPKKQGGTENKKQPVPTSEEKNRKPTKSKGKGGAKDSMKGPEVCKDPVKLTSHAMGVNIFKDGQDPVLKASEEYPQWLFQLDLGPPKKLSELDPESIQYWRHIRKQNIWRANKLSKGKRL; from the exons ATGGCTGCATTTACGTTGCTAAGAGAAGTCAACGTTTTAACCAGGCTCGGTGCTCGTATTGGGTACGTCTGCAGAATTCAGACCCGAGACTACGCTAAAAAACCAG CGAAAAAACCAGGAGCCGACGAGCAGACTCCGCCGA AAAAACAAGGTGGCACAGAGAACAAAAAACAACCGG TTCCTACTTCAGAGGAAAAAAACAGGAAAC CAACAAAATCAAAAGGGAAAGGTGGTGCAAAAGACTCTATGAAGGGACCTGAGGTGTGCAAAGACCCCGTCAAGCTAACCTCTCACGCCATGGGTGTCAACATCTTCAAGGACGGTCAGGACCCAGTGCTGAAGGCTTCAGAGGAGTACCCACAGTG GCTTTTCCAGTTGGATTTGGGACCCCCAAAAAAACTGTCAGAACTGGACCCAGAAAGTATACAATACTGGAGGCACATTAGGAAACAAAACATCTGGCGGGCTAACAAACTTAGTAAAGGCAAACGTCTATAG